A single region of the Rattus rattus isolate New Zealand chromosome 8, Rrattus_CSIRO_v1, whole genome shotgun sequence genome encodes:
- the Pate1 gene encoding prostate and testis expressed protein 1, with translation MFKPHLLRCLTLLCCLRVFFGSLPRDANKPDKVLIHENNNVVEIVQCRMCHLQFPGEKCSRGRGICTATVEEACMTGKIFKKDGTMWLKFMGCLKNCANVKKIKWGIYLVDFRCCRGHDMCNERF, from the exons ATGTTCAAGCCCCACTTACTGAGATGCCTGACCTTACTCTGCTGTTTGAGGG TTTTCTTTGGGTCGCTTCCACGTGATGCTAACAAAC CTGATAAAGTACTCATTCATGAAAATAACAATG TTGTGGAAATTGTGCAGTGCAGGATGTGCCACCTCCAGTTCCCAGGAGAAAAGTGCAGCAGAGGTAGAGGAATATGTACTGCAACAGTAGAAGAGGCCTGCATGACTGGAAAAATCTTCAAAA AGGATGGTACCATGTGGTTAAAATTCATGGGCTGCTTAAAGAACTGTGctaatgtgaaaaaaataaaatggggcaTCTATCTGGTGGACTTCAGATGCTGCCGGGGCCACGACATGTGCAATGAAAGGTTTTAG